Proteins encoded within one genomic window of Mycolicibacterium monacense:
- a CDS encoding GvpL/GvpF family gas vesicle protein gives MSTDGTGVWAYAIFPDDSGDERVAGLVGVAGEPVRVISGAGLAAAVGTVGLDEFGEEALRRNLENLDWLGVKARAHDAVVSTLARSEPVIPVRMTTVYLTDERVRRMLENGRTVFRAALDRVTGRVELGVKAYADPKALVAEDDPVQEPGGRGSGAAYLLRRKRQLHSQERAHGIAAAAAERFHRALLAGATDGKRKPVADNSLSGRSGWTVLNGTYLVDVDRVDEFRSIVTSLQSDSDGIELEITGPWPPYSFTGDVVSADE, from the coding sequence ATGTCGACTGACGGGACCGGTGTCTGGGCGTATGCGATCTTCCCCGATGACTCGGGGGACGAGCGCGTCGCCGGCCTGGTGGGGGTCGCCGGCGAACCGGTTCGCGTGATCAGCGGCGCGGGGCTCGCCGCGGCGGTCGGCACCGTCGGACTCGACGAGTTCGGCGAGGAGGCGTTGCGGCGCAACCTCGAGAACCTGGACTGGCTGGGTGTCAAGGCGCGTGCGCACGACGCCGTCGTCTCCACGCTCGCGCGCTCCGAGCCGGTCATCCCGGTGCGGATGACCACCGTCTACCTGACCGACGAACGGGTGCGGCGGATGCTCGAGAACGGACGAACCGTATTCCGCGCCGCGCTGGACCGGGTCACCGGCCGGGTGGAGCTCGGCGTCAAAGCCTACGCCGACCCGAAAGCACTTGTTGCCGAGGATGATCCGGTTCAGGAACCGGGCGGTCGCGGATCGGGTGCGGCCTACCTGCTCCGGCGCAAACGCCAGCTCCACAGCCAGGAACGGGCGCACGGGATCGCGGCCGCCGCAGCGGAGCGGTTCCACCGGGCTCTACTCGCGGGCGCGACCGACGGTAAGCGCAAACCGGTGGCCGACAACAGTCTCTCGGGCCGGTCCGGCTGGACCGTGCTCAACGGCACCTATCTGGTGGATGTCGACCGGGTCGACGAGTTCCGCAGCATCGTGACGTCTCTCCAGAGCGACTCCGACGGAATCGAATTGGAGATCACCGGGCCGTGGCCGCCCTACTCGTTCACCGGGGATGTGGTGTCCGCCGATGAGTGA
- a CDS encoding gas vesicle protein — translation MTLAGDDSYSPVPRSSGSPLSSPQGTNLGDILERVLDKGIVIAGDIRVNLLDIELLTIKLRLVIASLDTAREVGIDWWTHDPWLTGNKSALQLENDELRSRIAQLEMGNGRRAAVEVDYVEPEDVD, via the coding sequence GTGACGCTTGCCGGCGACGACAGTTACTCCCCGGTGCCGCGGAGCTCCGGTTCGCCTCTGAGCAGCCCACAGGGCACCAACCTCGGCGACATCCTGGAGCGGGTGCTCGACAAGGGGATCGTCATCGCGGGCGACATCCGGGTGAACCTGCTCGACATCGAACTGCTCACCATCAAGCTGCGCCTGGTCATCGCATCACTGGACACCGCAAGGGAAGTGGGCATCGACTGGTGGACCCACGACCCGTGGCTGACGGGCAACAAGTCTGCGCTGCAGTTGGAGAACGACGAACTGCGGTCCCGGATAGCACAACTCGAGATGGGCAACGGCCGCCGTGCGGCGGTCGAAGTGGACTACGTGGAGCCCGAGGATGTCGACTGA
- the gvpO gene encoding gas vesicle protein GvpO produces the protein MAERTRARPTDDGGADPPPLTAREAIDLAREQITDLLGREEVQMTSVAPTQEGGWVIEVEVVEDHRIPSSSDILALYEVELDADGELLTYRRTRRYGRGRTGNGNGGGLE, from the coding sequence ATGGCAGAACGCACACGCGCCCGGCCGACCGACGACGGCGGTGCCGACCCTCCGCCGCTGACGGCGCGGGAGGCGATCGATCTCGCCCGCGAGCAGATCACCGATCTGCTCGGACGCGAGGAGGTCCAGATGACCTCGGTGGCGCCGACGCAGGAGGGTGGGTGGGTGATCGAGGTCGAGGTGGTGGAAGACCACCGGATACCGTCCTCGTCGGACATCCTCGCGCTGTACGAAGTGGAACTCGACGCCGACGGCGAGCTGCTCACGTACCGCCGGACCCGCCGGTACGGGCGCGGACGCACCGGTAACGGGAACGGGGGTGGTCTCGAGTGA
- a CDS encoding gas vesicle protein GvpG: protein MGLFSAILLAPLLPVRGVISLAEVIQRQVEQEMNDPARTREQLEALAEARDSGEISAEEEKAAQREILAERMEPQTPEATPPESG from the coding sequence ATGGGACTGTTCTCGGCCATCCTGCTCGCCCCGCTGCTTCCGGTCCGCGGGGTGATCTCGTTGGCCGAGGTGATCCAGCGGCAGGTCGAGCAGGAGATGAACGATCCGGCGAGGACTCGTGAGCAGTTGGAGGCGCTCGCCGAGGCCCGTGATTCCGGTGAGATCTCCGCCGAGGAAGAGAAGGCGGCGCAGCGAGAGATCCTGGCGGAGCGGATGGAACCGCAGACTCCCGAGGCGACACCGCCTGAAAGTGGGTGA
- a CDS encoding GvpL/GvpF family gas vesicle protein — protein sequence MTAADQVERAEGRDAGRAVYVYGIVPADVAVEEDAVGVGDPPSEVEIVKEGDIAALVSRIATDHPLGTPDDLQAHAHLLDGAAAVAPVLPLRFGAVMTDAESVAEELLREHHDEFRETLEKLEGHAQYVVKGRYDQQTFLRDLLEESEQARALRDDIQSKPEDASRDSRMALGELIANTIEAKRQADTNTAVDALNTVAQAVNVREPTHEWDAVNVAALVEVKAQADVEAVVDELAENAAGRVDLRLLGPMAAYDFVVTSNPEG from the coding sequence GTGACGGCCGCCGACCAAGTCGAACGCGCCGAGGGCCGAGACGCGGGACGCGCCGTCTACGTGTACGGAATCGTGCCCGCCGACGTCGCCGTCGAGGAAGACGCCGTCGGTGTCGGGGATCCGCCCTCGGAGGTCGAGATCGTCAAAGAGGGGGACATCGCCGCGCTGGTGAGTCGGATAGCCACCGATCATCCGCTCGGCACCCCGGACGATCTGCAGGCGCATGCTCACCTGTTGGACGGTGCGGCGGCCGTCGCGCCGGTGCTGCCGCTGCGCTTCGGTGCGGTGATGACGGACGCGGAATCGGTGGCCGAAGAGCTTCTTCGCGAACACCACGACGAGTTCCGCGAGACACTGGAGAAACTCGAGGGGCACGCCCAGTACGTCGTGAAGGGCCGATACGACCAGCAGACGTTCCTGCGGGATCTCCTCGAGGAGAGCGAGCAGGCCCGCGCGCTGCGTGACGACATCCAGAGCAAACCCGAAGACGCATCCCGTGATTCGCGGATGGCGCTGGGGGAGTTGATCGCGAACACCATCGAAGCCAAACGGCAGGCCGACACGAACACGGCCGTCGACGCGCTCAACACCGTCGCGCAGGCGGTCAACGTCCGCGAACCGACCCACGAGTGGGATGCCGTCAACGTCGCGGCGCTCGTCGAGGTGAAGGCGCAGGCCGACGTCGAAGCGGTCGTCGACGAGCTCGCCGAGAACGCTGCGGGACGGGTCGATCTGCGACTGCTCGGCCCGATGGCCGCATACGACTTCGTCGTGACTTCGAATCCCGAGGGCTGA
- a CDS encoding gas vesicle structural protein GvpA: MSTAIQPAGTAGGGGSDSNGLADVVDTILDKGLVLDAYVRVSVVGIEILTVDARVVVASVDTYLRYADAVNRLDIVNEDPKSDLGGLVGDVAESATSGVAKGKTTGVLEAAGEKLGDMLTSDEPEPRKATRVRSRRADR; encoded by the coding sequence ATGAGCACCGCGATCCAACCCGCGGGCACCGCCGGCGGCGGAGGTTCCGACTCCAACGGGCTGGCCGACGTCGTCGACACCATCCTCGACAAGGGCCTGGTGCTCGACGCCTACGTCCGGGTCTCCGTGGTGGGAATCGAGATCCTGACCGTCGACGCACGCGTGGTGGTGGCCAGCGTCGACACCTATCTGCGTTACGCCGACGCGGTGAACCGGCTGGACATCGTGAACGAGGATCCGAAGTCGGACCTCGGGGGCCTGGTCGGCGACGTGGCCGAGAGTGCCACCAGCGGTGTGGCGAAGGGCAAGACGACCGGCGTCCTCGAAGCCGCGGGCGAGAAGCTGGGCGACATGCTCACATCGGACGAACCCGAGCCGAGGAAGGCGACGCGGGTGCGCAGCCGGAGGGCCGACAGGTGA
- a CDS encoding SRPBCC family protein: MTQNTTSATSAKNAPSGQLRTSLQQLAGTFTDRAVNKVTDRVGGTTQRLTDYAQSGGGNGGLLAAATGSEKLLSGESPVKAALAGGLAGAKEKAKDALKGVTGALTGKGGGGDKIKVTNIVEQIDVGVPVDLAYRQWTQFADFPKYMKKVEQVEQVSDEKLVWKAQIFLSHRSWESTITEQVPNERIVWRSKGDKGYVDGAITFHELAPNLTRVIVVLEYHPKGLFERTGNLWRAQGRRVRLELKHFQREVMAHAMLNPDDVQGWPGEIRDGEVVEDGEPDPGADEPADSDSDTGPDSDDEAAPPKQRRRATARTRGGDRAASPVRRAAKTRKTRA, from the coding sequence GTGACACAGAACACCACAAGCGCGACCAGCGCGAAGAACGCACCCTCGGGTCAACTGCGAACGTCTCTACAACAACTCGCAGGAACATTCACAGACCGCGCGGTGAACAAGGTCACGGATCGCGTGGGCGGCACCACCCAACGGCTCACCGACTACGCCCAGAGTGGCGGGGGCAACGGGGGACTGTTGGCGGCCGCCACGGGCAGCGAGAAGCTCCTGTCCGGCGAATCACCGGTGAAGGCGGCGTTGGCCGGCGGTCTGGCGGGGGCGAAGGAGAAGGCCAAGGATGCGCTGAAGGGCGTGACCGGCGCCCTGACAGGTAAGGGCGGCGGCGGCGACAAGATCAAGGTCACCAACATCGTCGAGCAGATCGACGTGGGTGTGCCGGTGGACCTTGCGTACCGGCAGTGGACGCAGTTCGCCGACTTCCCGAAGTACATGAAGAAGGTCGAGCAGGTCGAGCAGGTCTCGGACGAGAAGCTGGTGTGGAAGGCGCAGATCTTCCTCTCGCACCGCAGCTGGGAGTCGACCATCACCGAGCAGGTGCCCAACGAACGGATCGTGTGGCGCTCGAAGGGCGACAAGGGATACGTCGACGGTGCGATCACATTCCACGAGCTGGCGCCGAACCTCACCAGGGTCATCGTGGTCCTCGAATACCATCCGAAGGGCCTGTTCGAACGCACGGGCAACCTCTGGCGAGCGCAGGGACGCCGAGTGCGTCTGGAACTCAAGCATTTCCAGCGTGAGGTCATGGCGCACGCCATGCTGAACCCCGACGACGTCCAGGGCTGGCCGGGCGAGATCCGCGATGGCGAGGTTGTCGAGGACGGAGAGCCCGACCCGGGTGCCGACGAGCCGGCCGACTCCGACTCCGATACCGGACCGGACTCCGACGACGAGGCCGCACCGCCCAAGCAGCGCCGGCGAGCCACCGCCCGCACCCGCGGCGGCGACCGCGCCGCTTCGCCGGTGCGCCGCGCCGCGAAGACCCGGAAGACCCGAGCATGA
- a CDS encoding MMPL family transporter — protein MLARIAAFSIAAPRRIIAAAILAAVAAAVFGVPVAGKLSPGGFENPSAESSRATALLAQRFDQGDTQLLITVTSPRGAMADPARAVGTDIVDTLRRSPHVVSVTSAWTESGPAAERLLSEDGDTGLVVAGVTGGDEAARNAEDLVEAVGGDRSTRDGVTVRAGGVAMVNSQITTQTQHDLLLMESIAIPFSFLVLVWVFGGLLAAAVPVGVGLIAIVGSLAVLHVITFLTDVSIFALNLCMAMGLALAIDYTLLMVSRYRDELAAGADRDVALTRMMLSAGRTVVFSATTVALPMLTMVLFPMYFLKSFAYAGVATVVFAAVAALVLTPAAIALLGDRIDALDVRRLGRRLLRRPEPAPKPVQRQFWYRSTKFVMHRAVPVGLAGIAVLMLLGLPFLGVRWGLPDDRVLPQSASAHEVGDQLRTEFAADPATAVTVVIPDARGATESELSRYATDLSRVADVSSVSAPTGTYVAGRRVGPPTAATGVRDGSAFLTVSTDAPLFSDSSAAQLERLHEVTGPAGRPVELAGVAPSNSDSVAAITSRLPLVLGLIAVSTFCLLFLLTASVVLPLKALLLNVLSLSAAFGAMVWIFQEGHLGALGTTPTGTLVANIPVLLFCIAFGLSMDYEVFLMSRIREFWLASGRTAADVTESVALGLARTGRVVTAAALVMSISFAALIAANVSFMRMFGLGLTLAVLADATLVRMVLVPAFMRVLGRWNWWSPKPLARLHRRIGLAEAPAAG, from the coding sequence GTGCTGGCCCGGATCGCCGCCTTCTCCATCGCGGCACCGCGGCGGATCATCGCGGCCGCGATACTGGCTGCGGTGGCCGCCGCCGTGTTCGGGGTCCCGGTAGCCGGCAAGCTGTCGCCCGGTGGCTTCGAGAACCCCTCCGCCGAATCCTCCCGGGCCACAGCGCTCCTCGCGCAGCGGTTCGATCAGGGCGACACCCAGTTGCTCATCACGGTCACCTCGCCGCGGGGAGCGATGGCGGACCCGGCCCGCGCGGTCGGCACCGACATCGTCGACACCCTGCGCCGTTCACCGCACGTCGTCTCGGTGACGTCGGCCTGGACGGAGTCGGGTCCGGCCGCCGAGAGGTTGCTCAGCGAGGACGGTGACACCGGACTGGTGGTCGCCGGGGTGACCGGCGGCGACGAGGCCGCCCGCAACGCCGAGGACCTCGTCGAGGCCGTCGGCGGTGACCGCAGCACCCGCGACGGGGTGACGGTGCGGGCCGGCGGCGTCGCGATGGTCAACAGCCAGATCACCACCCAGACCCAGCACGACCTGTTGCTGATGGAGTCGATCGCGATTCCCTTCAGTTTCCTGGTCCTGGTCTGGGTCTTCGGCGGCCTCCTGGCCGCTGCCGTTCCGGTGGGTGTCGGGCTGATCGCGATCGTCGGTTCGCTCGCCGTTCTGCACGTCATCACGTTCCTCACCGACGTGTCGATCTTCGCCCTGAATCTCTGCATGGCGATGGGCCTTGCGCTCGCCATCGACTACACCCTGCTGATGGTCAGCCGGTACCGCGACGAACTGGCCGCCGGCGCCGACCGCGATGTGGCGCTGACCCGCATGATGCTCAGCGCGGGCCGCACGGTGGTGTTCTCCGCGACGACGGTGGCGCTGCCGATGCTCACGATGGTGCTGTTCCCGATGTACTTCCTCAAGTCGTTCGCCTACGCGGGGGTGGCGACGGTGGTCTTCGCGGCGGTCGCGGCGCTGGTGCTGACCCCGGCCGCGATCGCGTTGCTCGGCGACCGCATCGACGCCCTCGACGTGCGGCGGCTCGGGCGTCGGCTGCTGCGTCGTCCCGAACCCGCACCGAAACCGGTCCAGCGCCAATTCTGGTACCGCAGCACCAAATTCGTGATGCACCGGGCGGTGCCGGTCGGGCTTGCCGGCATCGCGGTGCTGATGCTGCTCGGTCTGCCTTTCCTCGGGGTCCGGTGGGGCCTACCCGACGATCGCGTGCTGCCGCAGTCGGCGTCCGCCCACGAGGTCGGTGACCAGTTGCGCACCGAATTCGCCGCCGACCCGGCGACAGCGGTCACCGTGGTGATCCCGGATGCGCGTGGGGCGACCGAATCCGAGCTGAGCCGCTACGCCACCGACCTGTCCCGGGTCGCCGACGTATCGTCGGTGTCGGCGCCGACAGGCACCTACGTCGCCGGGCGGCGAGTCGGACCGCCGACCGCGGCGACCGGAGTGCGCGACGGCAGCGCGTTCCTCACGGTGTCCACCGATGCGCCGCTGTTCTCCGATTCGTCTGCCGCGCAACTCGAGCGGTTGCACGAGGTCACCGGACCCGCCGGTCGCCCCGTCGAACTGGCCGGCGTGGCGCCGAGCAACAGCGACAGCGTCGCCGCCATCACCTCACGCCTTCCGCTGGTGCTCGGCCTGATCGCGGTGTCCACGTTCTGTCTGCTTTTCCTGCTGACGGCCAGCGTGGTGCTGCCGCTGAAAGCGCTGCTGCTCAACGTGCTTTCGCTGAGCGCGGCGTTCGGCGCCATGGTCTGGATCTTCCAGGAGGGTCACCTCGGCGCGCTGGGCACCACTCCCACCGGGACGCTCGTCGCCAACATCCCCGTGCTGTTGTTCTGCATCGCGTTCGGGCTGTCGATGGACTACGAGGTGTTCCTGATGTCGCGGATCCGCGAGTTCTGGCTGGCGTCCGGACGTACCGCCGCCGACGTGACCGAGAGCGTGGCGCTCGGACTGGCGCGGACCGGTCGTGTCGTCACCGCGGCCGCCCTTGTGATGTCGATCAGCTTCGCGGCGCTCATCGCCGCGAACGTGTCGTTCATGCGCATGTTCGGGTTGGGGCTGACCCTCGCGGTACTCGCCGACGCGACGCTCGTGCGGATGGTGCTCGTGCCGGCGTTCATGCGTGTATTGGGCCGGTGGAACTGGTGGTCTCCGAAACCGTTGGCACGCCTGCATCGCAGGATCGGGTTGGCCGAGGCTCCGGCGGCGGGCTGA
- a CDS encoding isoprenylcysteine carboxyl methyltransferase family protein, whose product MYYLFIVAVGVERVLELVVARRHTRWSIANGGREFGRGHYPLMVTMHTLLLVSCVVEVSVAHRPFIPWLGWTMVAVVVASTVVRWWCVSVLGNHWNPRLIVIPGAPLVRRGPYRWVHHPNYIAVAAEVAALPLIHSAWVTAIVFTIANALVLTVRIRAENVALGYQNVVTKPPVGHHSPT is encoded by the coding sequence ATCTACTACCTGTTCATCGTCGCGGTGGGCGTCGAGCGGGTGCTCGAGCTCGTGGTGGCCCGTCGACACACGCGGTGGTCGATCGCGAACGGCGGCAGGGAATTCGGGCGCGGGCACTACCCCCTCATGGTGACGATGCACACCCTGCTACTGGTGTCGTGCGTCGTCGAGGTCTCGGTTGCGCACCGGCCGTTCATCCCCTGGCTCGGCTGGACCATGGTCGCGGTCGTGGTCGCCAGCACCGTCGTCCGCTGGTGGTGTGTGTCGGTGCTCGGGAACCACTGGAACCCAAGGCTCATCGTCATCCCGGGCGCACCGCTGGTCCGGCGCGGTCCCTACCGGTGGGTGCACCACCCCAACTACATCGCAGTCGCCGCCGAGGTCGCCGCACTACCCCTGATCCACTCCGCGTGGGTGACGGCGATTGTGTTCACCATCGCCAACGCGCTGGTGCTCACCGTCCGGATACGCGCCGAGAACGTGGCCCTGGGATATCAGAACGTGGTGACGAAACCGCCGGTAGGCCACCATTCGCCGACGTGA
- a CDS encoding type III polyketide synthase — MTDTALHSPSDVTATTDRGAPRIAGTATAFTANRHTQEEVAQALTEFADPAFARFARTSGVEYRNLALPLERYPRLSGFTEANAAYVEVATELGERAVRSALHEAHIRPDQVDAIVAVSSTGVAVPTIDATICSRLGFRPDVKRIPLFGLGCVAGAAGMARVHDYLRGYPDHVAVLLSVELCSLTLQRDDTSIPALIGLCLFGDGAAAVVATGADRAPARGRPAPRVLATRSRLFPDTAEVMGWNVSSSGFQLVMSRDVPAMAQNHLGDEVDRFLADHGLTTNDVSTWICHPGGPKVLEAIHGAVGMPADALRHSWESMRDNGNISSASVLDVLDRTVAQRPTDGTLGLMLAMGPGFGFELLLLSW; from the coding sequence ATGACAGATACCGCATTGCACAGCCCGTCCGACGTCACCGCCACCACCGACCGGGGGGCTCCCCGGATCGCGGGGACGGCGACGGCCTTCACCGCCAACCGACACACACAGGAAGAGGTCGCACAAGCGCTCACCGAATTCGCCGATCCCGCATTCGCCCGCTTCGCCCGCACCAGTGGCGTGGAGTACCGCAACCTCGCACTCCCGCTGGAGCGGTACCCGAGGCTGTCCGGGTTCACCGAGGCGAACGCCGCCTACGTCGAGGTGGCGACCGAGTTGGGCGAGCGGGCCGTCCGGTCGGCACTCCACGAGGCACACATCCGGCCCGACCAGGTCGACGCCATCGTCGCGGTGTCGAGCACCGGGGTGGCCGTGCCCACCATCGACGCGACCATCTGTTCGCGCCTGGGGTTCCGGCCCGACGTCAAGCGCATCCCGCTGTTCGGGCTCGGGTGTGTGGCCGGAGCCGCCGGCATGGCGCGCGTCCACGACTACCTGCGGGGCTATCCAGACCACGTCGCCGTCCTGCTCTCGGTCGAGCTGTGCTCGCTGACACTGCAGCGGGACGACACGTCGATTCCCGCGCTGATCGGGTTGTGCCTGTTCGGCGACGGAGCCGCCGCGGTGGTGGCGACCGGAGCGGACCGCGCTCCGGCGCGGGGCCGTCCTGCGCCGCGTGTGCTGGCGACCAGGAGCAGGCTGTTCCCCGACACCGCGGAGGTGATGGGCTGGAACGTCAGCTCCAGCGGGTTCCAGCTCGTGATGTCGCGCGACGTGCCCGCGATGGCCCAGAACCACCTGGGCGACGAGGTCGACCGGTTCCTCGCCGACCACGGACTGACCACGAACGACGTCTCGACATGGATCTGCCATCCCGGCGGACCGAAGGTGCTCGAGGCGATCCACGGCGCGGTCGGAATGCCCGCGGACGCGCTGCGGCACAGCTGGGAGTCGATGCGCGACAACGGCAACATCTCCTCGGCGTCGGTGCTCGACGTCCTGGACCGCACGGTCGCACAGCGCCCGACCGACGGCACGTTGGGACTGATGCTGGCAATGGGGCCCGGCTTCGGCTTCGAACTGCTGCTGCTGAGCTGGTGA
- a CDS encoding SRPBCC family protein — protein MNNGLDLVAPVDTLAMDYTRDFDAPVAALFRAHAEPDLVRQWLGPHGVEISLERWDFRAGGGYRYVHSDENSSYAFNGVFHRVREDLVIQTFEFEGAPDMVNIEFLWFEDLGDGRSRLRGRSICPNTDARDALLSSGMEGGMTEGYERLDALLPSLHSSRSPNSH, from the coding sequence ATGAACAACGGACTCGATCTCGTCGCGCCGGTGGACACGCTGGCCATGGACTACACCCGCGACTTCGATGCCCCCGTCGCGGCGCTGTTCCGCGCCCATGCCGAACCGGATCTGGTCCGGCAGTGGCTCGGGCCGCACGGTGTCGAGATCTCCCTCGAGCGGTGGGACTTCCGCGCCGGTGGTGGCTACCGCTACGTGCACTCGGATGAGAACAGCAGCTATGCGTTCAACGGCGTCTTCCACAGGGTGCGCGAGGACCTGGTGATCCAGACCTTCGAGTTCGAGGGCGCGCCGGACATGGTCAACATCGAGTTCCTGTGGTTCGAGGATCTCGGGGACGGGCGCAGCCGGCTGCGCGGCCGGTCGATCTGCCCGAACACCGACGCACGCGACGCGCTGCTGTCCTCGGGGATGGAAGGCGGCATGACGGAGGGTTACGAGCGGCTCGACGCACTGTTGCCGTCGCTGCACAGCTCCCGGTCACCGAATTCGCATTGA
- a CDS encoding ArsR/SmtB family transcription factor, whose product MVGGDGDEQLDRAFMALADPVRRAIVARLSRGPATVNELAAPFDITKQAVSRHISVLEQAGLVTRTRDAQRRPVHLDAAALERLTGWIDRYRLDAERSYRRLDAVLAEISDRTTENPEKGRS is encoded by the coding sequence ATGGTGGGTGGTGACGGTGACGAGCAGTTGGATCGGGCGTTCATGGCGCTCGCCGATCCGGTGCGACGGGCCATCGTCGCGCGACTGTCCCGCGGACCCGCCACCGTCAACGAACTCGCCGCACCGTTCGACATCACCAAACAGGCGGTGTCCCGCCACATTTCGGTGCTCGAGCAGGCGGGGCTGGTCACCCGCACCCGCGACGCACAGCGGCGCCCCGTGCATCTCGACGCTGCCGCCCTCGAACGGCTCACCGGCTGGATCGACCGCTACCGGCTCGACGCCGAACGCAGCTACCGCCGGCTGGACGCCGTGCTGGCTGAGATTTCCGACAGGACAACAGAAAACCCAGAGAAAGGACGATCATGA
- a CDS encoding replication-associated recombination protein A yields the protein MSDSLFDLPADGPVAAAGAPVSAPLAVRMRPASLDEVVGQQHLLKPNSPLRRLVEGSGAASVILYGPPGTGKTTLASLISHATGRRFEALSALSAGVKEVRAVIETARQGILRGQQTVLFIDEVHRFSKTQQDALLAAVENRIVLLVAATTENPSFSVVAPLLSRSLILQLQPLAPDSIAEVVRRAVADPRGLADSVDVSDDAVDLIVQLSAGDARRALTALEVAAESAAAADGRVTVDIVEQSLDKAAVRYDRDGDQHYDVVSAFIKSVRGSDVDAALHYLARMLVAGEDPRFIARRLMILASEEIGMADPTALPLAVAAAQTVQLIGMPEAQLTLAHATVHLATAAKSNAVTTALGAAMSDVRNGKAGQVPAHLRDGHYSGAAKLGNAVGYVYAHDHPDGVVPQQYPPDELVGVDYYRPTGRGAEREIGGRLDRLRAIIRKRR from the coding sequence GTGTCCGACTCGCTGTTCGATCTGCCGGCTGACGGCCCCGTCGCGGCGGCCGGTGCACCGGTGTCGGCGCCCCTGGCGGTGCGGATGCGTCCGGCGAGCCTCGATGAGGTGGTCGGTCAGCAGCACCTGCTGAAACCGAACTCGCCGCTGCGCCGCCTCGTCGAGGGATCCGGCGCCGCCTCGGTGATCCTCTACGGTCCGCCCGGCACCGGCAAGACCACGCTGGCATCCCTCATCTCGCATGCGACCGGCCGCCGGTTCGAGGCGCTGTCGGCGCTGTCGGCGGGCGTCAAAGAGGTGCGCGCCGTCATCGAGACCGCTCGCCAGGGCATCCTGCGGGGGCAGCAGACCGTCCTGTTCATCGACGAGGTCCACCGGTTCTCCAAGACCCAGCAGGATGCGTTGCTGGCCGCGGTGGAGAACCGGATCGTCCTGCTGGTCGCGGCGACCACCGAGAACCCGTCGTTCTCGGTGGTGGCGCCGTTGCTGTCGCGGTCGCTGATCCTGCAGCTGCAGCCACTGGCCCCCGACAGCATTGCCGAGGTGGTCCGCCGCGCGGTCGCCGATCCGCGCGGGCTCGCCGACAGCGTCGACGTCAGCGACGACGCCGTCGACCTGATCGTCCAGTTGTCGGCCGGTGACGCCCGCCGGGCGCTGACGGCGCTCGAGGTCGCCGCCGAATCGGCCGCGGCGGCCGACGGCCGCGTGACGGTCGACATCGTCGAACAGTCGTTGGACAAGGCCGCGGTGCGCTACGACCGCGACGGCGACCAGCACTACGACGTTGTCAGCGCCTTCATCAAATCGGTCCGCGGTTCCGACGTGGACGCCGCGCTGCACTATCTCGCTCGGATGCTGGTGGCGGGGGAGGACCCCCGATTCATCGCGCGCAGGCTGATGATCCTCGCCAGCGAGGAGATCGGCATGGCCGATCCGACGGCGCTGCCCCTCGCGGTCGCGGCGGCGCAGACGGTCCAGCTGATCGGGATGCCCGAGGCGCAACTGACCCTGGCCCACGCGACCGTGCATCTGGCCACCGCCGCGAAGTCCAACGCCGTCACGACCGCGCTCGGGGCCGCGATGAGCGATGTCCGCAACGGCAAGGCCGGCCAGGTCCCCGCCCACCTGCGCGACGGCCACTACTCCGGTGCGGCCAAGCTCGGTAACGCCGTCGGGTACGTCTACGCCCACGATCACCCGGACGGGGTTGTGCCGCAACAGTATCCACCCGACGAACTGGTTGGCGTGGACTACTACCGGCCCACCGGCCGCGGCGCCGAACGGGAGATCGGCGGTCGCCTCGACCGGTTGCGCGCCATCATCCGCAAGCGGCGCTGA